The Terriglobales bacterium DNA segment GGCGTAGAGCTTGGGATCGGCTTCGAAGCGGGCGTACCACTTCTCCTCGATCTTCTGCGGCTCGTAGCGCAGCAGCTCTTCGCGGGTTGTTTTCTCGTCAGCCATCAACGATCACAAGCGAGCCACGAAGCACACGAAGGTCTCACCAAGATTCTCATGAGGTCCCTCGTGCGACCTTCGTGTCCTTCGTGGTCTGCTTTTCGTCTCTCACAACCAATCTCTTCAGCGCTTCCACGTTCCGCCGATCATCGCCCGGGCGGTCGATCGGCGTCTCGGCGATGAACGCCGCGTGCGCCGTTCGCGGGTCGTTCAGCAGCCGGCGAAACGTCCCGAGGCCGATGGTTCCCTGCCCGATGTGCTCGTGCCGGTCGAGCTTCGAGCCGCGCGGCTTCTTCGCGTCGTTGCAATGCCATACCGGCACGTTCGCGAGCCCGACCGTCGCATCCAGCTGCCGCAACGTCTCTTCGTAACCTTCCGGCGACACGATGTCGTATCCGCTCACGTGCACGTGGCAGGTGTCGATGCACGCCGCCACCGGCACCACGCCGCGCAGGTAGTGCAGCAGCTCCGCCACCTGCTCGAACGAGCCGCCCAGCGAGTACTCCGCGCCCGCGGTGTTCTCCACCAGGATGGCCAGGCCCTTGCCGGCCAGGTCCAACCCGCTGCACGCCGCGGCGATCGACGCCGCCACGCGCTTCAAACCTTCGTCCCGGCTGCCGCCGCGGAACGAGCCCGGATGTAGCACCAGGTACTCCGCGCACAGCGCCAGCGCCCGCTCGACCTCGCCGCGGAACGCCTCCACCGACTTCATGTGGAACTCGGCCGTCGTCCCCGCCAGGTTGATCAGGTAGTTCGAGTGGATCACCAGCGGCTTCAGGCCGTACTGCTCGCGCAGGCGCGACATCGTCTCGCACTGCGCCGCCGCCAGGCCGTACGGCTTCCACTGCCGCGGGCTCGACGAGAACACCTGGAACGCGTTGCAGCCCAACCGGTACGCCCGCTCCGCCGCCGTCTCCACGCCGCCC contains these protein-coding regions:
- a CDS encoding deoxyribonuclease IV, which translates into the protein MPRSIVKRSLAKEQDLQRLPPPKRPPKHTARRIGIHTSTAGGVETAAERAYRLGCNAFQVFSSSPRQWKPYGLAAAQCETMSRLREQYGLKPLVIHSNYLINLAGTTAEFHMKSVEAFRGEVERALALCAEYLVLHPGSFRGGSRDEGLKRVAASIAAACSGLDLAGKGLAILVENTAGAEYSLGGSFEQVAELLHYLRGVVPVAACIDTCHVHVSGYDIVSPEGYEETLRQLDATVGLANVPVWHCNDAKKPRGSKLDRHEHIGQGTIGLGTFRRLLNDPRTAHAAFIAETPIDRPGDDRRNVEALKRLVVRDEKQTTKDTKVARGTS